TGAAGCATAATGCATGACATTAATGTATCTGAAGCCAAGGTTACTATATAACGATTTTAGTCATATTCATTTCACGATTTTTGACCATATTAATTTACCTGAAGCCAAGGCTTACTAAGGATTTTTAACCATATCTAAACTAAATTATAACTAGTGTGAGTTTCGTTTTCTCAAGGACCTCCCTACCGAGTACATTTCCATAACACCATACCAAGCCAGAAATGAATTTTGGAGGTATGGGGCAAGTTCAGACTCGCCATTTTACTCCTTGGCTACGTCCTTGGTCAGAATCATACGCATTTcagaggtggtgggggggacaaACCCGTAATTTTACTCTGGCACCACGCTACCTGTCACCCATCTTCGCTGTTTAAcacagcatttttttaaatatgtacaCAGCACTTGTCAATGCATCTTCATCTACTCGTGAGTCGTATCATAAAACACAATGCACATGATTTTCTAACCACCCGCTCACTAATTATAGGGTAACATTAATGgacttaataaattaatttcttttgttcttACTACAACAACCAACTAGTGTACAGTGCCTTCTGACGGGCAATAAAATTAATGTTCGAGGCTACggttttacattttacttcaaTTGTTGGGGACACCCATCCAGATGATTTATTTAGTATGGAAGAAGGCTGCCCCTTGTTTAGGAAACTAGTTTAGGATCTAATACTACTAACTATATTGTTAACTAAAGGCTTGATAGCATTAATCAATTAAAAAGGTACTTGTAGTTTAAAGCTGTTCAAGTGAAATGTATCTGAATGGTACATAAATACAACGGAAATATTATGCAATACAATCTCAATTATTTATAACGAATCACACAAGTACCTTATCGGgtctgtgtctgtttttgtattatttcgGCGTTTACTATACGTACCTTGGCATTGCCTTACATGCTTAAGCATTTGGTAAAAGTCAATGACTTTTGTGAGCGCAGAGATTTGTCTTGGGGGCTGCTGAATTATTCCGTTTCTTATCGCGCCAGCATTGGTGAAAAATAAGACAAATGTGCACAATAAAAGCGACTTCCGACGTCTCCAGCCCAAGGGGTAATGGGGGTGTAAGGATAAAACGCAGGGAAGCACGTCTGGGAGAAACGTGCAATTTATAAAAAAACTTACATCCGTCCAGAAATATTTCTAATTTTTTGTTGAGACTTACATTCATTAATCTTTACTTATTTGCTGTCAAAATGACTTATTATAATTATGTCTTAATATTTCTTAGAGTTCTACACTCCCCCCCTATAATGGCCCGATTTTTGTCCTCGCCTGCCCTAACAAACATGAAGTGTTACAATTTGGCCATTTGTTCATGGCAGTGATCTCAAAAGTCTTGCAGCATTTggtccaggaaaaaaaaacagcaagggCGCAGTTTAGTGAAGATATTTTAGCGGTGTCACGTTTTAAACCCTATTCATCATCAATGACATTGAAGTTAATCATGGTCAAATATTAATGAGAGAACGTTTCGTGAAAACATGTGCACACGCACGGATATGTTGTTTGCAGACAAATGGGATTTTGAAGAAACAAAACTGAACAATCTGTTTACCTAAAtacagtttatttatattttatttcattttagaCGTTCAATTAAATATGTTACATTACAAAGTATAAAAagaacataataaatgtgacATTTACAATGCTTATGTACAAGTCCTTGTGCCATTCTAATTTCACATACCCAGATTTAGAAAAGAACAAATTTCATCCCCCATccccaagaaaaaaaataaaaagtaaatatattataaatatgcTTTGCGGAGCTGGGCGGGTACTTTACAGCACGTGGTAGACGGGACTGGAGCGGGCGGCTTCCGGAGTGCTAGGCTGGGAGTCGGAGCTGGATGGCGAGAATCTGGCCAAGTCGTTAGCTACTGCTAGGCTGCTGGCGTCAACCGATGACAGGCGGTCTACGATGCTGGACAGGCACTGCAGGCTGGATGCTCCTGGACTCCTCTCCTTGGTGCTCACTGCATGCACAATGTTCAAAGTAAAGCTTCACTGAGCAGTCAGGTCAGGGCCTCTGATTGGAGGGCTACAGATAAGGGTTAAGATGCTAAGCTAAGTCTTAGCTCGGGTTTaataaaaaatggcaaaatgtgAAATACGTGCTTGAAGTGTATTTGCAAGGTTAGCATACCACtgcatttgttcatttttattcatgaaGTCATTATTTGGTAATAGCtttatgtaaaattattactgtatttattaatatagGCCCTATAGGCCTAGCTATTTTACTTAGTCCAGATCTAAATGAACTAAATGCCCATTATTCATATAAAACggtaaaaaaatattatgtattaGTCAATTATCAAAAGTCAGAATCAGATTCATGCACTTAATTTTAACCATTTTTCCCTTCTGAATGTACTCATATTGAGATATACCAAGGTAAAAGCCTTACCAGTGAATATTTGGTGGTTGTACATATTCCCATAGCTTTTATTAATGAAAGGCCAAACAGGGCTGTTACAGCCAACCtagaacaaacaaaacacagcatGTTACCTTCATGCACATATAATCAGCAGGAAATTATGCATGAAACAAATATTGTTTTCCCATTTTTGGAATAATTTTTTCCAGTATTACGCATTCTGACGAAACCAGAAAACTAATCCGGCTTTTAAATCAGGTCATTAAGTTTGAATCAAAAGTTGGCTCTCTTATGAGTAAGAGGGTCCCTAGCAAGGTGACTCTCAGTGAAAGTTTTAGGCGATGACCACGGTACGCATCGCATTAGCCGCGGCGAATCGATTGCGCCAGTGGAAGTTACAAGTGGAAGTTTCGCAAGACGACACTTTCCCAGGGAAAATCTGCGGAAAATCCTGGCAAAGTCTGGGCAGGAATCATACTCAACTAAGAATGCAGCCCTACAGCCACCACAGTGCCGGATTTCCCAGCGTTTGTTTGGCCCCAAATGattatttggggaaaatataaTATTACATGAATCCTTTTAACCCCCTCCATATCTCTAGATGCACAACATGTTAAATAAAGTGATCGCTTTATATATTTAATAGCAGTCTGCTTGTAATTTCAACAGCTTTACATTTTTACTATTTTTATTAAAAGCAAGTTAGCGTGTTCAGTAAGAATTAAATGTAAAGTGCGTATGACTTACATAACGAATACACAACAAGGTAGCGCTTCATCACCTAGTGAGAGGTACGAATCCATCATCCATTTTAAAGTTTGTTTACTAAGAGGTTATTCATACTAAATAGGGTGAAATGGGCATGAAAAATAGCAGTATGACTAGGCAAGAATTTCAAAACAGGTAATCATACAGAggtaaagtaaataaaaattctGTGGATGGGTAGGTAAGGGTCACGAACATTATGATCTGAAAAGAGATTTTTGACGCGCTAGAAGTCTAGACAGAAAGAAACTGAGGAGGTAACAGTGTAGGCTGATACTGAAATACAGCAGCAGGCTATGCAGAGATTGGTGCAGATAAGGGCCAGATATACACCCATCTTAAGAACCAGACAGGAAACTGAAAACCAAGAGCACTGGCCAAGATATTGACGGTAGCTGACGCTGTGAGGCGGCAGTTCGGGGCGGCAGCTGTGGACTTACCAAGCCATCTGAGCAGCTGGACGTGGGGCTGCCTGGTTCAGAGCCGCTCTCCTCCGGCAGGCTGTAGAAGCATTCCACCTGCTCACGGAGCAGCTCCTGCAGGCTCTCGATGTACTGGATAGCGTTGCGTAAGATCTCCACCTTGGGGAGCCTCTGGTTGGGGTTGGTGGAGGTGCAGCGGCGCAGAGTCTCGAAGGCGTGGTTGACCTTCTTCAGCCGCCGCCTCTCGCGCATAGTGGCGGCCTTCCTGCGGTCCACCGTGCTAGATTTGCGTTTGCAAGCCTTGCAGGCCCACGCCAGGCAGTGGCCGGCCTGGTGGTGGCCGTGGGGTGCCCGCACGTGCTCCTCCTCGTCCGAGCCCGGCAGTTCCCCGAGACCGAAGCCTTCCGGGAAGTCTGGGCCTTCCGGTGAGGATGAGCAGCCACCGTCGTAGAAAGCCTCGGACGGCGAGAAGCGACAGGCCTCTGGGACCTCCATGTCTGGTGGAACGAGAGCGAGAGTGACAAGGAGATCAGCTGGCGAGAAGATACGGGAGTCTCTGTGCGGGGTGACTGGTATGAAGGGGCTGCCATGTGGCCCCTTATAAGCCTCACTGTGGAGACACAGACCCACATTGGCCAGATCTAATTACCATATCCCCCTGACCACACCAAGGGTGAGCCCAGTTGCCCCCGCCCAGCCGCCCAACCAGGACACCCCACAGGGCTCTGTACATCTGCATTCCCTGGTGTTTACCCACTCTGGGTTCATTTGGCTGCACCTCCCAAGTGCACATGCATTATTACATGTAGTTTATTCACC
This window of the Paramormyrops kingsleyae isolate MSU_618 chromosome 1, PKINGS_0.4, whole genome shotgun sequence genome carries:
- the myf5 gene encoding myogenic factor 5 isoform X1, which gives rise to MSSSAVRFANPDSNSVADMEVPEACRFSPSEAFYDGGCSSSPEGPDFPEGFGLGELPGSDEEEHVRAPHGHHQAGHCLAWACKACKRKSSTVDRRKAATMRERRRLKKVNHAFETLRRCTSTNPNQRLPKVEILRNAIQYIESLQELLREQVECFYSLPEESGSEPGSPTSSCSDGLVGCNSPVWPFINKSYGNMYNHQIFTVSTKERSPGASSLQCLSSIVDRLSSVDASSLAVANDLARFSPSSSDSQPSTPEAARSSPVYHVL
- the myf5 gene encoding myogenic factor 5 isoform X2 → MEVPEACRFSPSEAFYDGGCSSSPEGPDFPEGFGLGELPGSDEEEHVRAPHGHHQAGHCLAWACKACKRKSSTVDRRKAATMRERRRLKKVNHAFETLRRCTSTNPNQRLPKVEILRNAIQYIESLQELLREQVECFYSLPEESGSEPGSPTSSCSDGLVGCNSPVWPFINKSYGNMYNHQIFTVSTKERSPGASSLQCLSSIVDRLSSVDASSLAVANDLARFSPSSSDSQPSTPEAARSSPVYHVL